Proteins encoded together in one Telopea speciosissima isolate NSW1024214 ecotype Mountain lineage chromosome 6, Tspe_v1, whole genome shotgun sequence window:
- the LOC122665987 gene encoding uncharacterized protein LOC122665987, with translation MSSSSVNCSNPNTLKYKSLRCKCNRKAVIRISETDNNPNRLFYSCPQINGCNFFVWCDPIVAPTTELVPNPTPDLQELQEEVRVLREEIRVLREVLRGLQQAVQSGTIRMDETEKFVASMKLGVYFVLVFFVGVIVSVMIGK, from the coding sequence ATGTCTAGCTCAAGTGTTAATTGCAGCAATCCTAATACACTCAAGTACAAATCCTTGAGGTGCAAATGTAATCGGAAAGCTGTGATTAGAATATCAGAGACTGATAATAATCCAAATAGGCTTTTTTACAGTTGCCCACAGattaatggttgtaatttttttgtttggtgtgaTCCCATTGTTGCACCAACAACCGAGCTTGTGCCGAATCCCACCCCTGATTTACAAGAGTTGCAGGAGGAGGTGCGGGTGCTACGAGAGGAGATACGGGTTTTGCGAGAGGTGTTACGGGGGTTACAACAGGCGGTGCAAAGTGGAACAATTAGAATGGATGAAACGGAGAAGTTTGTTGCATCAATGAAGCTTGGAGTTTATTTTGTTCTAGTTTTCTTTGTTGGTGTAATTGTATCAGTtatgattggcaaataa